The following DNA comes from Vigna radiata var. radiata cultivar VC1973A chromosome 4, Vradiata_ver6, whole genome shotgun sequence.
CCTCTCTCTCTTTCAGATCTGAACGTGTATCGTCTCACCCATGGCTTCCAAGCGCATCCTCAAGGAGCTCAAGGACTTGCAGAAAGACCCACCAACTTCTTGCAGCGCtggtatcttttttttttcttcatttcacaCCCCACCACGATATTTTTGTCTCCTCTAACTGTGCTGTTAAAagctcgtttttttttttctgggttGTGTTTGTTCAGGggttaaatgaaaaataaaatcatgtaaaactaaaaaaattactgTTTCTGCTGCTTTTTGAAAGCCTTGAACGCGTGGACTGTTACTAACCATGGTAGAGTAAAGTAAAGTTAGGTAAATAAAACATGCATCGGTTTTAAATTAAGGCTGTGGTAGTGTTTCTTCTCATTGCAGGAAATTGCGCACTAATTGATGTTGCAACCAAAATAGCAGTTGAAGACTGTTTTCTAAAACTGTGTTATGTTTTTGAGtttgaaggtttttttttttttagtagtaTTTGCAAATGCAAGTGTTTATTTTTCAGGTCCAGTAGCTGAGGACATGTTCCATTGGCAAGCAACAATTATGGGTCCTGCTGATAGTCCTTATGCTGGAGGTGTATTTCTAGTCACTATCCATTTTCCTCCGGATTATCCTTTCAAGCCCCCTAAGGTAATGTGTGAAGTCTGCGTGTGGATTTAGGGGCTTTGTTTTTTAAGTGTGTTCTAAATTTCTCACATTTTGGCTTGGCCAGGTTGCATTTAGGACCAAGGTCTTTCACCCGAACATCAATAGTAATGGTAGCATTTGTCTTGATATCCTGAAAGAGCAGTGGAGTCCCGCACTCACCATCTCCAAGGTTCAGTATTTTTTcctttagtttaaaaaatacgTGGGTATATGGATATTTGAATTGCATGACTCAAATCGAGTTTTGAGGGAAAATTACCAAAAGGAAACTACTGAATAATATTTGCAGTTTTGTATAGAGTCActacaattttcttctttgttttcattACTTTAGTAAAAAAAAGTCCCCTTTTCTGCGTGGGGCTCtgacttttttgtttttgtatttattgaaattgaaattgctaATTAAACTACTCTCAAGTTAGATTGGATCAACATTGTTGCAGTTTTTTATGTTGTCTTCTAATTACTGACTGTCATGTATAGCTATGGTGTGCTTGGTAACTTTTATATGACTTTAAAACTATTCATGTATGACTTCTCATTAAAAGATGGTGTAAAATCTTTACTCAGACAGGGGATGATAATCAAACACTGTTGTTGActaggttttagttttctgtacTGTACAACTTGTGGTATGATTCATATGATACAATTCTCAATTCTCACTGCTGCCTACTGAGTCATTTAGCATGTGTCATGTTTGCATTCTGAATTGCAAGAATCGTGACCTGCTACAGAAAGACATTTCTTGTGAAACTGGTTTTTCCCCGAAACTGGGTTGAGTTGTGTGTAACCAATGTGTCTAGCTTTAACCCCATTGAGATCCAGTGTGGCCCATTTGCTGATTTTCATGTTTCTACATCTTCGCTCACTCTTCTCTCCCTTTTTCTTGTTCTACAGTTTCTTTTGCATTTGCAATTTCTTTTCTTACCTCTTACACTTTTTTGGGCCCTTGCTGTATCCTGACTACGTGTGCTGCTGATCCTATCTCCCAAAAATCAAAGTGGTGGTTGGTTACTATTGTGAATGTTATTATTTGTGTATCAGCAGCCACTTTCTTTTTTAGCGCTTTGGCTGTTATTGTTTgtatctttgttttgaagcttatacgtATCTCTATTAGCTATTATACTTCAAAATGgtcatatatgtatatatgtgtgtgtattcatattttttatatgttaaattgcTAATTATATGTATGCGCACACATTCACACACGCTCACACATTCACATtgtgcacacacacacacacacacttcatctttgtttgtttttagGCTTATATATCACTCTATTAATTACTATACTTTCAAATGCttatatatatggatatatttttcatatgtttCTCTATGTTAATGTTAAAAGGTTCCTTGAATTCCTTTTTGTTATTAGTgtatttgtcttttattttgtatgtaatAAGCTTTATTATTACCATTATATGGATCCCAATTCAAGTACTGTGAACTTATGTTACTAATTGCTTCACATTTTCATATAATGTTTACTCATGTTAATGTTTCCCCTCTCTTCATGTATATAACTGGTAACCTCTTTACGGTACCTctctttctacaccctttctcTTTGAACACTGTGTGTTCTCTGCGTATTATACGATTATACGATCACCGGGAAGGTTTCCAAATTTTCACTCTATTTTAATTCAGTCCTTCATTCCTTCAATTGTCCATTTTAAATTAGCTTGACTTCAAATCTGTTATGAGCTTTACACTGCGGGGTTCCTAGTCTTAatccaccaccacaaccactgTTCATAGGATGTCATAGGGTCACTGCAATGGGTAGTTTCTGGCAAAAAAGAAAGACTAGAGGGCCAAGGACTGACTAGTGGTTTATAGGTTGATAAAGAGGGGCTTTTGAATTATTCTTAGTTTTCTAACAAGTATTGAAGGAGAGGTTTCTCTTAACTTACTCCTTGAAAAATTATTCTCTATGCTTTTCTCCATTGTTTTAGTTGAATTCTAATTCATAATCAGCCATTCAAATTCTACTAGttgtaattgaaattttgtaCAGTCCAAGGGTAGATTGACTTTTAGTTGTGGCTGGTAATTTTGCATCCTGACAACATGATTAGGGAGTggttctgtttttatttttatcatcttgAATTCTGTCTGATGAAATATGGCCACTGTAGCGTGGTGAGTTTATAGTCTTGTTCTATCAATGTTATTCTGTCTTTAAAGCTCTCTATTTTGAGTAGGCCCAAAGGAGGGTACCCATCGAGACCCCGAAATAGCTCCTTAGAATTGCCTACGGAAGGGGGGGAAGAGAGCATTGGCAGGGATCAAAATCCTGCCAATCCAAATCCAAATTTTAACCCTCTCAACAAGGGACGCTTTTTGTGTAATTGATCAGTAGGAATCTTATGTAATCATTTGTTGTATGTGAATCTCATTACTGATGCTGAGAGGAATCTAAGGTATGATGggttttgtaattattatgttttgcTTGTCACACTTCAGGTGCTGCTTTCTATATGCTCATTGCTGACTGATCCAAATCCTGATGACCCACTTGTTCCGGAAATTGCTCATATGTACAAAACTGACCGGGCCAAGTATGAGGCCACTGCTCGCAGCTGGACCCAGAAGTATGCCATGGGCTGatttgtgtttagatattttgtATATTGAAGAATGGATGGCATCTATGAATACTTTTGTGGGTTTGCTTTTCTCTTCCTGTTTTCGGGGGTGAGATTATGTTTCTGTTATGAGGGATAGGGAAGGGCGGTGtcttaatttgataaaaaaaataactatgttCAACCACTGTGATGTTTTATCATGATGCAAACGCATGAACAGGATGTTATTTGTGTCGTGGTTGTGTTGTAACTTTCTCTATCGAGTAATGTAGAAATAGTGATATGTGGCACAAGTTTCTCTTTATGTTCTGCACAGCGTTTTCAAGTAAAGATGTTTTTGAAAGCCGtcgattttttttcttcaaaataagattaattagTGGCACTATCTGCAAATATTAGATAGTCTCCAATAGGCACTAATTAGAAGGACTATTGAAGCTTAGGTTGTGGTGGTACTGTGTACATGTAGCCTAAAAGTAAGCTAGAAAACGTTTAACAGTGTTCAGAATTCGTTTTATAAAGAAGCATTAGCTTAATAGACTTATAAAgtcctttaaaaaataatttattaaaccaggactatatatatatatatatatatatatatatatatatatatatatatatatagtaattttaaattacttgaatccaatatatttttttctaacttttttacttttatatcttACTTTCAGTGCTTGTGATCTGGGGAAGAGAAACAGAAGTAGGGTATATTTTTCACACTTCTCAAATGAAATGATGAATGAGTGTgtactttataataatttacacATATTACATGGCCATCACcactattattaataataatagtaagaaAAAGAGCATTGGATTTATTCTCCATGTGAGCGATGATTGTATTTAGAGATGTGGTTTGCGTGGTTATTAAGGTGACAGAAAATTGGTGCATTTGTTATTTAGCTCTGCACAACTGTCTGTTTTGTACCTCAATTATCACAGTccacacaataaaaaaatactaatttgtGATTCTTTTGTGGGACTCACTCCAGCTTGCCAAAATTTAATCTATCCTAAATTTCTTTCTCTTCACTCTAATATCTTAATCATACAAATTATTGCAAaagtgattttcttttttcataaaaaatgttttctctttGAATGCCTACTTTTATATCATTCAAGATGATTATTAGTAAtatgttaaatttagttttaccaCTTTCAAGATTTTGTTGTGTTATGATTTTATAAGTGGAAAAGCTTTATGCAATAACATTAGTATATCTTTGTTAACATCTTATTTCTTTATCAGCTTAGTTTTCATACTAGAAAAAACtatacattttgaaaaataaagagaatgaTAGATGCTTTGTTATTGGACTGGATGGTCACCCTTTGGAATGATTCATGAAAGAGACACCTTTGGATTGGATGTCACCAAAGTAAATCCATAAGGTAAAAGTTTGGACAATTTATCTTAATGTTAACGAGGTAAATTTTGATTATCTACAATTAGGTTGTAATTAAGTCGGTATTAAtcaaaagtttattctaaaatttataaatacatgtttcaaataaaaagataaatgatttGTATTTATTACATCTTTAATAGCTAAGCTAACGAACTGACTTTATTTTCTAAATGGTTTGAATAAACGGCTTGAACAATTGATCTAATTTAGCACTTAACTTTGAgacaacttttaaattttagacGGTTTATCAGGATTTAGATCATTAATCTTAACTCTTACActcaaaacaattataataaatgttcTATTATATcagttaattataaaaataagctgaagaaataaacttttatttttttatttgttgatatgatAAGTCATAATTCAACTCAAAGATACATAGAGATTCTACTAATTTGAAAATTCGTTTCtctaaacaattataattagtttgatACAAtgtttatgtaaaattaaaaatatattaaggagataaatattttaaaaataatttataaatgaaaaactaaTTCTTAATATAGATGAAGTCACTGAAAATAACATCTCTAAAAATATTTCTGTTTAAGAATGAAGACTTAGATTTGTAATATAAAGACAACTTGTTAGTAAtcttttatttaactttaaaacattCAAACGTATTAACTtacttttgtatatttataagaGTTATCATTTACATTCCTTTTGAAAATGAGAGTAAACATTTACATTGAGTCTCTACTATATTAGCCTTTTAATGAAATagttatcaaattaataaatcttTCTAAGAcacaaaaatagttattaaatacCCTTTTATGTCAAATTTCTCGaagttttaaatcttttaaaaaactaatgtaTAAACTTGGTCAACTAattttttgcattaaaatcTCCACTCTACACTTTATAATTAGTAAATTGACAATAAAGTGTTTGAAATGAACTATGATTCAACAGGTTgtatatcagaaaaaaaaattacctttgagagacatttttataattatttaccattattcaaatatttgttcattctaaataaagagaaaagtgtcatttaaacattttttattgaaagataaaaatattatagtttgtAACCTTCcaaattatagttttaatattataaaagaaattatcacatattacacataaaatatggttataattactaaaaaatacaataatttaaattttacatacaagaaactttatttctaatattatcTAAGCATTGAagtaaagatttaaaaaaatatcataatttagaattatattaGTCTAATTATCTATACACCAAAATTCTTCACTCTGAACTCAACAATAGCTTAACTAAAATATCATCTTTTCTCACAATAATAAGATGATTATTGTCAAggagaaaaatcaaacacaaaaaaaaaaacacaaacaataaggtaagataattttaaaagaatcaCACACACCCTTAATacaaatcataaacataaaaaatctaatattaCATCCATTAAAACCAAGTACAACTTTACATACATATATCAAGACTCTAGACATGCCATCCAGATACATGTGTTGGTGTCAAACTATTAGGTGACTTGTGCATGTGTGGCGAAAACAACATTTCACCCAAATtgccacacaaggttagtccgtcaAACACTAATGGTCAAATAGACCAGAGGCTAAGGACTTTCtactacttctcaccacatatCTACTCTCATCTACTTGAGATTGCATAACTATTGGAGTTAGAAACATTCCTCCATTTCAAAGTTCTTACAACAATACATTACACAAGCACAACACAAGAATTTTCCCCATTGAATCCCCTTCCACATACTTAAACTGAAAACACTTTCATCGTTTGCATTCACAAGACATTCACAACCTTACCACAAATTCTATATAGCTCTTAAGTATACATACATTAAAATGCATCTAAACCATTTACCTCATGCTTACATGCCAAAATAACATTGGAGAAACCATATAATTAGTAGAAGTTCAAAGCATGCAAATTTAGGAAGAATAAAGTGACGCTGAGTGGCATACCCTTGTTGCTGAGTGTTAACCTTTACGTAAACTTGGCGCTTGAGCACCACCTTAGTGCAGCTGAGCGCCAAAGCTCTCAACTTTCCGGGCCTGGAACACCGCTGAGCGCCATACCAAAAGTTTAGAAACTTCATACTTTGATCTAGATGCTCCCAAAACTCATTCCAATGACCCAACTTGTATTTTTAACActaaaatttgatttgaaaCATGTTTATTCTTCAAATTTGATACCAATTGGCTTATTTGGTTAGAGGATTGGCCTATTAGATCAACCTAACTAtccaaaaacacatacaacagATTTAACATACTACCAACCAGATTTTAGTGAAATAATTAGCTAAAGAAGTCTTAAATGGCCCAACCACAGACCCTAAACATCATATTTACGCATCCAACCATTACTTCAAAGTTTCACCTATCAAAACCCTTCTTTTGGACCAAAACTAACATACCATATTCCCCTTTTACTACTTTATATTCTACAATAGTTTTGTACCTCATTAAACATCAAAACAGTAGCCTTAAAGAtttaaacaaatacaaattCACAATCTTACATAGCATTATGCTTCAATAGACAACATCCATTCCTCAATACACTAACATCATTCAACAATCATCATAACTGTTAAAATattcaaccaaaaataattCTCACAACTTATCAAACATACATTCATACTCCTtcacactaaattaaagaaattattagctTCTCTTACCTGGTTAGGAAAGCTCAAGTGGCTCTAGAAAACAATTACCCTTGTCTTAGCTCATAAAACTCTATTTACCTACAAATCGTGGAATTTTGATTCAAGTAGACCATTAGGACCAATGATCATCAAAGAACACACATGAACTCTAGGACTATACATGCAATCAGAAAATATTCTCACATGCATGAAAGAAGTAGGGGTGGGCAAATGGAACTGTACTGCACTGTACTGCTAAAaattgtactgaactaaaaagtaatttgtttaaactgaactgtgctgtaaaatagttcagacaaactgaactgaattgttttttattttatcaaactgaactgaattgtactgtactaaattgtactaaactacaatataaactaaactgaactactaattgaatcgtaaattgtactaaattacaatataaattgaactgaactactaactaaattgtaaattgtactaaactacaatataagctgaactaaactactaactgaattttatgtataaactacaatataaacaaaCATGACTTATTGGTAAAGAAAGTGGTTTTTTTAAAGCTTTTGGACAATGGCAGATCTAATTAAATACacttatttataagaataaaaattctcaaaatacttttatttcatGCAGAACTCATACcggataaaaaataaagtttatttcaccacttgaattaaaagaaaaagttgatttactttcatttttagAATCACATATTTAGAATTTTAGTTAATTACTTTATGGATAAGTTGTGTCGCATTTATGTTCTTGGATGATAATAATTTCTGATTCAATTTTCCCTAATATATACGTACACAAAATGTTGCTTGTGCTGCACCATCCCAGTTAATCAGAGGGTGTTCAAAATGCTCATGTAAATTTTATctgaatttatgatttttaacgagtatttttaataaatttgtaatcaagtttacaatattaaatttagttCTGGTTTTTATACTCctgaatataaaatatgattttacttgtttaactaaattttaacgTAAAACAGTATTGTTAACTGCAGTTAACTgaatcaaaaatttattaagttcagtttttaaaaactaaatcataaaacaatatatttaagttataataaaaatggttcagttctttttagtataatatagtacaattaattataatacagtacaattcaatattttttcccAGCTCTAGAAAGAAGCTCAAAAAAAGAAAGTAGTAGACACTAACATACACTTTTTAGAAAATCGATCAGATAAAGTTGAATATATCACCGTCATGATCACCTAGGTACTTCCTTATAATCAAAGAAATAACTTAGGAGTTAGAAAACttagaaaaaaggaagagaaattataaaagaaaaattctagagagatgatacatgttttagataataacatgtgtttaaaattttttatttatattattaaacttttaacattaaaataacatagtcttattaatttaaaacatttatcgattctaatactttattttttgaattcttatataatttattcaaaagttaATTAGAAACCAAATccttaaaaattgataaatatttaatacacatcttgttaaattttataaaactatttttttcacagttaaaatacaataaaatttccattttcttaaaaatctttcattaaaattataattaaatcgaTCCCgattataaattttacataCAATATAAAAACCATTCTTTATGTAAAACAAATAGGCAGTAGATAAGTCGAAACAAAATTCATCTCTTATGCTACACAATGAACacaatgatataaaatataaacaaaagagATATATGTGTCAAAATTTCTATaagaataaagataaagaagaaataaaattataaatatcaatattaaaaaatagttattatagatttttataaaaagacaTTATGTCGGGAAAAGTCCagcattttaatttcttctttaagataaattttttcttgttaaatttactttaaatcTTACTCATTGTTTAAATGACTTGAATTTTTCGTGGAACACATGATGtcaagttaatttaatttaattaatttcaaatattgagTGGTGCATATACAATTACATTAAGAAAAacttgatatttatataataatttccaATTAGTCAATTGAATAAGGTttccaattatataatatgtaattaaattctAAAGTACAGTTCAACATTGATACTTAAGATCCGAAAACGTGTGATGGCTGATCCACTACCCAATAATTTAGGCTATGTTTGGATTTAAAACGAAATACTTAAAATCACTTCAATTTTCATTAAAGActtttaatacttaaaaaaaatattatttaaatgtaaagtgtacttcaaatttctttttttttttttttattttagttaaattcaatttaacttaatttcataAACTGAAGTTTGAAAATAATGGTCACAGTCACCAAACACTTATTTTCTCATTCTGACAAACGTGAAAAGCACTTTccatttatatgttttaataattcCACGTGACACCCAttgaataattttcttcttatttttctgtcAGAATCTGATATATtctgttatatatttaaacaatccAATATTCTAGATAGCTATTATGATATTCCGAATTAATATtctgtttaattaattaataattaatcaagaCTTTTTGAAAAAATCTCAGGTACGATTCGATCTTTCTGGCAATGATACGGTTCTATTTAACATTATCCATTACAAATTACAgagtgacatttttttttactttatcatAATAGAACTTCACAGGTTTGAAATTATATTCCAGgaatatatatatgatatttttaaaataatttaaatttaaataacttataaatttgagtattcttttttactttagctttattaaaataatctctgtttgcaattttttaaaattttgtaaatatattattaattaattttatctttaagatgataaattaattaataaaaactttatttttctataaatatgaatgaaaaaaaaagattaaattaaaatttttaaaaaataagctAAACTAAATCCATTTAAACTGTAGGAGAAAAATTTATGTTGGCTAGACGTGGACcattttatacattttcttaATCTATCTTTCAcaccaaatttaaattaacaattttaatataaatataaaatttagatttaggtggcattatctattttttttaaattaacttttaacaaGTTAGTTTGAATTAAAGACTAGTATTTTAAAGTTTGGCAATGATACtttgaaaatatcttttttattatattttaatattatttatgtgttattatgttattagttaaaaattatttcaaaataataataacaataacaataataataataataataaacatcaacataaactaattatataatgatacatagatgatattaaaatgttataaaaaaaattctcaaaatattattatttttaaaactagttattaattattatctcaatttagaaATAGctcattttaaaatgaaaaaacataaaaaagaaacatataaatGTCACTCCCAAATTAAATTAGTCAAAAAGAGGTAACAAAATTCAGTGCCAATGAGCTTTTCGACAGAAAAACCGGCCgaagaaaaatagaaaggaatCATAAAGGCTcaataaaatcttcaaaataatttcaaaattcaccAGTATAAATGTGcaataaataatgcaaaactCTGAcatccaaaagaaaaagaaaatagcttgaaataatttatacagcacttaaaataaatgaattatattagataatttcataaattagtttataagaaattaactttaactcataaaaaagtaaaattaaatgcGTGAGTTGGTAGTACACTTTCAATGGAGGACTTGATCTGTCAAAATCAGATTGAGAGAAAAGGTTTCTTCAGTACTTTTTTGTGATTATcaccatctttttcttttttcttttttgtgattGAACCTCGACAGTCTTAAAGTTCAAGCTTAGgctcattatttttcattttgagttCTTGttcatcatataaaataaaattattttgtaaatgaattttataatctaTCTTATTTGGTGAACAACAAGATTTCAAGCAAAATAATGTTAGATTCTTTGTTATATTAACAgaattcttaataataataattctaatgATATGAAAATAGTGAGAATAAGAATAGTGATAacagttatattaatatttatgacaGAATTTGAAgctgaaatttataattaaataagcaTAATCCATGGCAGTTGAGACAACCGTTTAAAGAGTATATTTTGTGAGTGAAACTGT
Coding sequences within:
- the LOC106759208 gene encoding SUMO-conjugating enzyme UBC9 isoform X2; this encodes MASKRILKELKDLQKDPPTSCSAGPVAEDMFHWQATIMGPADSPYAGGVFLVTIHFPPDYPFKPPKVAFRTKVFHPNINSNGSICLDILKEQWSPALTISKAQRRVPIETPK
- the LOC106759208 gene encoding ubiquitin-conjugating enzyme E2 28 isoform X1, encoding MASKRILKELKDLQKDPPTSCSAGPVAEDMFHWQATIMGPADSPYAGGVFLVTIHFPPDYPFKPPKVAFRTKVFHPNINSNGSICLDILKEQWSPALTISKVLLSICSLLTDPNPDDPLVPEIAHMYKTDRAKYEATARSWTQKYAMG